The following coding sequences lie in one Flagellimonas eckloniae genomic window:
- a CDS encoding PQQ-binding-like beta-propeller repeat protein, with product MRYFYYVFFVLFVASCSKDSDPITVIEQEDPPEPNSIPGNFSLTDVSFEGNIATIDWEDVQDSDNDQIYYSLYVNNVLIDEYTVSIATVQLQYNTSYSARVIATDKNGGTVEANSNFESPQSKILFYSEFNGMLTAFDLFNKQAIWKEPTSFIETHSVFENVIYSGINGINGLDILTGKSVYTSTPSANYNREYRNIIADQNNIYAFDSDSNLHCVDRITGEKLWERSFLNYYAPLTIDDNRVFVCSRNNDHIYGINKVTGTADWSRQVDPNPTSAAPRINTNPLIINENIYYGDNIGRFYSVDKNTGEKNWSIGGFNSFFPSPTVFEDNIIVGTYQELYSFDINTGNQNWNYRPSGSFETSPFLENDRIYIGVSKNGSGELICLNAESGQLIWKFNLENNTTSSPVVYDNVVYIGDWNKKLYAVKADTGVLEWQIDTEEIIGKSFTLVIGSGDKIIYPSVHGLRN from the coding sequence ATGAGGTATTTTTATTATGTATTCTTCGTTCTTTTTGTTGCTTCTTGCAGTAAGGATAGTGATCCTATAACGGTTATTGAGCAAGAGGATCCACCAGAACCAAACTCAATCCCCGGAAATTTTAGTTTGACGGATGTATCTTTTGAAGGAAATATTGCAACTATCGATTGGGAAGATGTTCAGGATTCCGATAATGACCAAATATATTACAGTCTTTATGTAAATAATGTTCTCATTGATGAGTACACGGTTTCCATTGCAACTGTTCAACTTCAATATAATACAAGTTATTCGGCTAGAGTAATAGCTACAGATAAGAATGGGGGAACGGTTGAAGCTAATTCTAACTTTGAATCTCCGCAAAGCAAAATTCTATTTTATTCAGAATTTAACGGGATGCTCACAGCTTTTGATTTATTTAATAAACAAGCTATTTGGAAAGAACCTACGTCTTTTATTGAAACACATTCTGTTTTTGAAAATGTAATTTATTCTGGTATTAATGGGATAAATGGATTGGACATTTTGACAGGGAAATCTGTTTATACAAGCACACCAAGTGCAAATTATAATAGAGAATATAGAAATATAATTGCCGACCAGAACAACATTTATGCCTTTGATTCAGATTCCAATTTACACTGTGTAGATCGTATTACCGGGGAAAAATTATGGGAACGAAGTTTCTTGAATTATTATGCACCGTTAACCATTGATGACAATAGGGTTTTTGTTTGTAGTAGAAATAATGATCATATATATGGCATCAATAAAGTAACCGGAACTGCAGATTGGAGTAGGCAAGTAGACCCAAACCCAACAAGTGCAGCTCCTCGAATAAATACCAATCCTTTAATAATCAATGAAAATATTTATTATGGAGATAACATAGGACGTTTTTATTCGGTGGACAAAAATACCGGTGAGAAAAATTGGAGTATAGGAGGGTTCAATTCATTCTTTCCTTCTCCCACAGTTTTTGAGGATAATATTATAGTGGGGACATATCAAGAACTTTATTCTTTTGATATAAATACTGGAAATCAAAACTGGAATTATAGGCCTTCAGGTTCCTTTGAAACATCTCCCTTTTTGGAAAACGATAGAATTTATATCGGGGTTTCTAAAAATGGAAGTGGAGAGTTAATTTGTTTAAATGCAGAAAGTGGTCAACTGATTTGGAAATTTAATTTAGAGAATAATACGACTTCATCGCCTGTGGTTTACGACAATGTGGTTTATATTGGGGATTGGAATAAAAAATTGTATGCCGTAAAAGCAGATACCGGTGTATTGGAGTGGCAGATTGATACTGAAGAAATTATTGGAAAATCATTCACTTTGGTTATAGGTAGTGGGGATAAAATAATTTATCCATCTGTGCATGGCTTAAGGAATTGA
- a CDS encoding DUF5018 domain-containing protein codes for MKSEQFFFFYIFFVFLSCGKDEPEVITVIEPYVSEPLSTENLITSFNLILNGEEQLGTIDQSIRLISFETAGADIKALSPKIEYSDKATISPSPDVEQNFEEEVAYTVLAENGEPNVYRVNVNNRPLSDANEILSFKITLNNQVIEANIDDELNEISFNAGSIDISNIVPSIEISEHAIVFPESDIAQDFNNLNKYTVTAENGAQVEYKIVVNKPRITGFSTIVGIFSNNPMLLYTGADMVVHGEFLDIERENSKIYLFDGQNKFPLIITDIQKTDQEFVTFHSLNFQVPSDIPSNPNYKIIYEDNNLTAESEGIIDLVAENVPNPVSLNQTLYQRDDILELTGENLPEMIAIPSNGSLYLIANSGNYDLMVNDDKTLLTLTLDGYFLFPSYYGRVDEEKTIMLLGPNRRAGATIKAIFD; via the coding sequence ATGAAGTCAGAACAGTTTTTTTTCTTTTATATATTTTTTGTGTTTTTGTCTTGTGGTAAAGATGAACCTGAGGTTATTACGGTAATTGAACCGTATGTTTCAGAACCCTTGAGTACCGAAAACTTAATAACGTCATTCAATTTAATATTGAATGGGGAAGAACAGCTTGGCACCATTGATCAGTCTATAAGGTTGATTTCCTTTGAAACAGCGGGAGCTGATATTAAAGCGCTTAGTCCTAAAATTGAATATTCAGATAAAGCAACAATCTCACCGTCACCTGATGTTGAACAAAACTTTGAGGAAGAAGTAGCTTATACCGTTTTAGCAGAAAATGGAGAACCCAATGTTTACAGGGTTAATGTAAATAACAGACCTTTAAGTGATGCAAATGAAATTCTTTCATTTAAGATTACTCTAAATAATCAAGTTATAGAAGCAAACATTGATGACGAGTTAAATGAAATAAGCTTCAATGCTGGATCAATAGATATTAGCAATATTGTTCCGAGTATTGAAATTTCCGAGCATGCCATAGTATTTCCAGAGAGTGATATTGCCCAAGATTTTAATAATCTCAACAAATACACCGTTACCGCAGAAAATGGGGCTCAAGTTGAATATAAAATTGTAGTAAACAAGCCTCGTATTACTGGCTTTAGTACTATTGTGGGTATTTTTAGCAATAATCCCATGCTACTTTATACTGGAGCGGATATGGTGGTTCATGGTGAATTTCTTGATATAGAAAGAGAGAATTCTAAAATTTACCTTTTTGATGGTCAAAATAAATTTCCTCTTATTATTACCGATATTCAGAAAACTGACCAAGAGTTTGTCACTTTTCATTCACTAAATTTCCAAGTACCTAGTGATATTCCTTCAAACCCTAATTACAAAATTATTTATGAGGATAACAATCTTACGGCAGAATCCGAAGGTATTATAGATCTAGTGGCTGAAAATGTCCCTAACCCAGTTTCTCTAAATCAAACCCTATATCAGCGAGATGATATTTTAGAGTTAACCGGAGAGAACCTTCCTGAGATGATTGCTATACCTTCAAATGGTTCTCTGTATCTTATTGCGAATTCGGGTAACTATGACTTAATGGTGAATGATGACAAAACTCTATTGACACTTACTCTGGATGGTTATTTTTTGTTCCCATCTTATTATGGTAGAGTTGATGAGGAAAAGACCATTATGTTGTTAGGGCCGAATAGAAGAGCCGGTGCTACGATAAAAGCTATTTTTGATTGA
- a CDS encoding Ig-like domain-containing protein, giving the protein MKKKLFILSIFTLFMFSCSNEDDTPEPDAVPEDPTMEVEALMVTSVNGFVSTGPDTFQVTDLLASSGTTDVQYFSPFFITFSKPMIFEGDNLIGVFRLEDGEIVAEVPTIITSEVNTEITIEVEEALRGGTNYQLIVNEGYKATDGGILEDPVFVDFTTQGILPEPLGISAVQGFILNEVGGIELVDFVANGPVTDLLKDSSIIVNFSESLTGDFPTDPQFLSLSRLENGTAVEEIPFNLSSFIDFELIIETQDVLIAGTTYRLVLSQDYQAADGGLLGEDFSVDFTVRTPNPLTVVSIVADGSNTDGNVSIAILANTNTMDVPVNAAFTITFSQAVLSDLNAASFIELVVNGTSDSVPFELIEDLQNSTITITPTEALMENTMYDLRIAEGTVDGVDGTLENEVTVSFTTEN; this is encoded by the coding sequence ATGAAAAAAAAGCTTTTTATTTTATCAATTTTCACCCTCTTTATGTTCAGTTGTAGCAATGAGGACGATACCCCAGAACCAGATGCCGTACCAGAGGACCCTACAATGGAAGTGGAAGCATTGATGGTTACTTCCGTTAATGGTTTTGTCAGCACAGGACCTGATACGTTTCAGGTAACCGATTTGTTGGCCTCGTCAGGTACTACGGATGTACAATACTTCAGTCCGTTCTTTATCACCTTTTCCAAGCCTATGATTTTTGAGGGAGACAACTTAATTGGTGTCTTTCGATTGGAAGATGGGGAAATTGTGGCAGAGGTGCCGACAATTATTACCAGTGAGGTGAACACTGAAATAACGATAGAAGTCGAAGAAGCATTGAGGGGGGGAACCAACTATCAATTGATAGTCAATGAGGGCTATAAGGCCACTGATGGGGGAATCTTGGAGGATCCCGTCTTTGTTGATTTTACCACACAAGGGATACTGCCAGAACCACTGGGCATCTCAGCTGTGCAAGGTTTTATACTTAATGAAGTAGGGGGTATTGAGTTGGTCGATTTTGTAGCCAACGGTCCAGTTACCGATTTACTTAAGGATTCCTCAATTATCGTAAATTTTTCGGAATCGTTAACAGGCGATTTTCCGACCGACCCGCAATTTTTATCGCTTAGCAGATTGGAAAATGGAACGGCTGTTGAAGAGATTCCGTTCAACCTTTCCAGTTTTATAGACTTTGAATTGATAATTGAAACCCAAGATGTCTTGATTGCTGGAACTACGTACCGATTGGTGTTAAGTCAAGACTATCAAGCGGCTGATGGTGGTTTGTTGGGAGAAGACTTCTCAGTGGACTTTACGGTTAGGACGCCTAATCCTTTGACCGTTGTATCAATAGTAGCGGATGGAAGTAATACGGATGGCAATGTGTCGATAGCTATTTTGGCGAATACAAATACTATGGATGTTCCCGTAAACGCTGCTTTTACAATAACATTTTCTCAAGCGGTCTTGTCCGATTTGAATGCCGCTTCTTTTATAGAATTAGTGGTAAACGGCACATCGGATAGTGTACCCTTTGAGCTGATTGAAGATTTACAAAATAGTACCATCACTATTACACCTACTGAAGCTTTAATGGAAAATACAATGTATGACCTTAGAATTGCAGAAGGTACCGTTGACGGTGTGGATGGCACGCTCGAAAACGAAGTAACTGTTTCGTTTACTACCGAAAACTAA
- a CDS encoding LytR/AlgR family response regulator transcription factor, with protein sequence MTNQKKSIPIGCVIIDDDPFIQDLLKDKLQQHFPEIKVLGMAIDGKQGISKIASLNPDLVFLDVEMSDMTGFEMLSQLKNIAFRTIFITSYKHYAIKAIRFNALDYLLKPFDLEELKNAVKRYKETESPSMNLVLHNLKAQNAKDQTMILRTQQGELYILLKDIVSIQGERNYSYINLVKDKKELVSKTLRNLEEVLEDKGFFRCHKSFIVSKNHIISVRRSSIILSDMTEIPISRRKQDQFKKWQEE encoded by the coding sequence ATGACCAATCAAAAAAAATCAATACCAATAGGTTGTGTAATCATTGATGACGACCCTTTCATTCAAGACTTATTGAAGGATAAGCTCCAGCAACACTTTCCGGAGATAAAAGTGCTTGGAATGGCCATTGACGGCAAACAGGGCATTTCCAAAATCGCTTCGCTAAATCCGGATTTGGTGTTTCTTGATGTGGAAATGTCGGACATGACAGGTTTTGAAATGTTGTCCCAGCTTAAAAACATTGCATTTAGGACCATTTTCATCACCTCCTATAAACATTATGCCATCAAGGCCATTCGGTTCAATGCACTGGATTACTTACTGAAACCCTTTGATTTGGAGGAATTAAAAAATGCTGTTAAACGATATAAAGAAACGGAATCGCCTTCCATGAATTTGGTGTTACATAATCTAAAGGCACAAAACGCCAAAGACCAAACCATGATCCTAAGAACCCAACAGGGCGAATTGTATATCCTCCTAAAAGACATCGTCAGTATTCAAGGAGAACGCAATTACAGTTACATCAATTTGGTTAAAGATAAAAAGGAACTGGTTTCGAAAACCTTAAGGAATTTGGAAGAGGTATTGGAAGATAAAGGTTTTTTTAGATGTCATAAATCATTTATTGTCAGCAAAAATCATATTATATCAGTAAGAAGATCTTCAATAATCCTTTCTGATATGACGGAGATTCCAATTTCCAGAAGAAAACAAGATCAATTCAAAAAATGGCAAGAAGAATAA
- a CDS encoding ATP-binding protein, with protein sequence MARRISKTWLLIIILTVFSLSIATAQELNAAMGREARLKVVKKWEAQIDSARKVGDIVTEITLLPRVIDNRMWDYGDYSGAYEMAVHLEELVTKNPDFEVVRQVEARLNSSLGELLKQQQRYKESLEYLEKAVTYSRRDSIFYIYRDASTGVGELYSLIGANDQAVIYFKKCEKEGLPFRCDDRFYCLEEEYYNQLYRFIAEHHFRNNELDSTIFYSKKAISFHTNTPSQLASEHVLLAKAYLITKDVDLVIYHGNEALNLMLRFGMLREEIDAHEVLHRAYKERDDFEKAYYHFEKFFELHQEQRSFDDALQIGKLNTKREQEFARQEKVLSDNQLSNQRSIIWVVSGGLVLLIAGLFFIYTRLKIIRKQNKIIAQEKERAEQSERYKEQFLANMSHEIRTPMHAISGMLNSMRRQKHPKNQKHYLDAMKVSADNLLVLLNDVLDLSKVESGNLDIVQEAIDVPKIVHNTIHLFQYKAEEKGLLLKTTIPKDFPKQVVGDTARLQQILVNLVDNALKFTEKGSIEIRLDQAGNFIQFEVKDTGLGISETQQNLIFESFKQGDNISKGSIGGTGLGLAISKQLIELQNGKIWVESEEEKGTSFHFQLPLQLPKNKKTTTNQILAENELLAIGKEMKGVKILLAEDNRFNIMVAQDDLQWFIPEVDITIVKNGVEALSAFKEKAFDMILMDVQMPEMNGYEATRAIRELEVLKNIDKRTPIVAMTASLLKEQINKCYDAGMDGYIPKPYQLQELVLGLANAIDKMKTSKEMSHN encoded by the coding sequence ATGGCAAGAAGAATAAGTAAAACTTGGCTACTGATTATCATTTTGACTGTGTTTAGTCTATCTATAGCTACAGCTCAAGAATTGAATGCTGCCATGGGCAGAGAAGCCAGACTTAAAGTAGTGAAAAAATGGGAGGCGCAGATTGATAGTGCAAGGAAAGTGGGCGACATAGTAACGGAAATCACTTTGCTACCGAGGGTTATTGATAATCGAATGTGGGATTATGGCGATTACTCAGGTGCCTATGAAATGGCTGTTCATTTAGAAGAGCTTGTTACAAAAAATCCAGATTTCGAAGTAGTTAGACAAGTTGAAGCAAGACTAAATTCGTCTTTGGGTGAATTGTTGAAACAGCAACAGCGGTACAAGGAAAGTCTGGAGTATTTAGAAAAAGCAGTGACCTATTCGCGAAGGGATAGTATTTTTTATATTTATAGAGATGCAAGTACTGGAGTAGGCGAATTGTATTCTCTGATAGGTGCTAATGACCAGGCTGTAATATACTTTAAGAAATGCGAGAAAGAAGGCCTCCCTTTTAGATGCGACGATAGATTTTATTGTTTAGAAGAAGAATACTACAATCAACTATATCGATTTATTGCAGAACATCATTTTAGAAATAATGAACTTGATTCAACAATCTTTTATTCGAAAAAGGCTATTAGCTTCCATACAAATACTCCTTCGCAACTTGCAAGCGAGCACGTGCTTCTCGCAAAAGCTTATTTAATTACCAAAGATGTAGATTTAGTTATTTATCATGGAAATGAGGCATTGAACCTTATGCTAAGGTTTGGTATGCTTCGGGAAGAAATAGATGCTCATGAGGTCTTGCATAGGGCTTACAAGGAAAGGGATGATTTTGAAAAAGCTTATTATCATTTTGAAAAATTCTTTGAGCTGCATCAAGAACAACGTTCATTTGACGACGCGCTTCAAATCGGCAAGTTGAACACGAAACGAGAGCAAGAATTTGCCCGTCAGGAAAAAGTACTGTCAGATAACCAACTTTCCAATCAAAGGTCAATCATATGGGTTGTATCTGGAGGGTTAGTTCTTTTGATAGCGGGGCTTTTTTTCATTTATACTCGTCTTAAAATCATCCGCAAACAAAATAAAATCATTGCCCAAGAAAAAGAAAGGGCAGAACAATCCGAACGTTATAAAGAACAGTTTCTGGCGAATATGAGCCATGAGATACGTACACCAATGCATGCTATTTCTGGGATGTTGAACAGTATGCGTCGGCAAAAACACCCAAAAAACCAAAAGCATTATCTAGATGCTATGAAAGTAAGTGCAGATAATCTTTTAGTGTTATTAAATGATGTTTTAGATCTCTCAAAAGTAGAATCCGGCAACCTAGATATTGTACAAGAAGCAATCGATGTTCCAAAAATAGTTCACAATACCATTCATTTGTTCCAGTACAAAGCTGAAGAAAAAGGACTATTATTAAAAACTACTATTCCAAAAGATTTTCCAAAACAAGTGGTGGGCGATACCGCTCGACTGCAACAAATATTGGTCAATCTAGTGGACAATGCCTTAAAATTCACCGAAAAGGGGAGTATTGAAATAAGGTTAGACCAAGCTGGCAATTTCATTCAATTTGAGGTAAAGGACACCGGTCTCGGAATTTCGGAAACCCAACAGAATCTTATTTTTGAATCCTTTAAACAGGGGGATAATATTTCCAAAGGCAGTATTGGGGGAACTGGATTGGGGCTCGCCATTTCAAAACAGCTTATTGAACTGCAAAATGGGAAAATTTGGGTAGAAAGTGAAGAAGAAAAGGGAACTTCCTTCCACTTTCAATTGCCTTTACAACTCCCCAAGAACAAGAAAACAACAACAAATCAAATACTTGCCGAGAATGAACTCTTGGCAATCGGCAAGGAAATGAAGGGGGTAAAAATCCTTCTCGCGGAAGATAATAGGTTTAATATTATGGTGGCCCAAGATGACCTACAATGGTTTATACCCGAAGTGGACATTACTATTGTTAAAAACGGTGTCGAGGCTTTATCAGCCTTTAAAGAAAAAGCTTTTGATATGATTTTAATGGATGTGCAAATGCCCGAGATGAATGGCTATGAAGCTACCCGAGCAATCAGAGAATTGGAAGTTTTAAAAAATATAGATAAACGGACGCCTATTGTAGCTATGACCGCCAGTCTCTTAAAAGAACAGATCAATAAATGCTATGATGCCGGCATGGATGGTTACATTCCCAAACCGTATCAACTACAGGAATTGGTACTTGGATTGGCCAATGCTATTGACAAAATGAAAACTTCTAAAGAAATGTCGCACAATTAA
- a CDS encoding sulfatase, which translates to MKIIKIVTLIAIVFACKGSKTVLSNNVLDTDRPKPNVVLILTDDLGWQDVKCYDIDEPSPYETPNIDALSKKGVMFWQAYSPAPTCAPSRCAIMSGNHPARAQKTHVVGGHPPLPYLKDTFRMMDPWYSGRMPENEMTLARAMQNNGYTTGHAGKWHMAVDHKAYPQPEDQGFDYTRSDRGVTKPQKPNRLTDFATDEASDPFRLDENGYPYHQNNEDALNFLRQNKQDPFFLYYATWLVHAPIHTRSKALLEKYCEKLGVDYPTDPGNWPLDGQRNPYYISMVDMMDYYVGQIFNYLETTDDPRWPGHKLVENTYIIFTSDNGGMEGKAEIFTDNYPLDRGKISAMEGGTRVPLIITGPGIEKGVQSDVMVNGLDFYPTILSLTDSKQPKDKSFDGSDISELLLKDPTDPNLVKSQDGDTRTTMMWHFPHGIALESTIRIGDYKLIRNYDSINNPNTESLELYRLYNSEGKKVERVDIEESKNLVNELPEKTKQLNNKLTEMLTEIKASYPYYNSEYNGKLPHKESVPTVLSHENNQSEVTFSFEEHGAKVIKANLIYTSNGGERFEEWFQTPAEVMNTKVKVTLPKGTTHYVINLIDENNYLVSYPLMGQKKRGKKQFYTNALKN; encoded by the coding sequence ATGAAAATAATTAAGATAGTAACATTAATAGCAATCGTATTTGCTTGTAAAGGAAGTAAAACTGTGCTATCCAATAATGTATTGGATACGGATAGACCAAAACCCAATGTCGTTTTAATCCTTACTGATGATTTAGGATGGCAAGATGTTAAATGTTACGATATTGATGAACCGTCTCCTTACGAAACTCCCAATATTGACGCACTTTCAAAAAAAGGAGTTATGTTTTGGCAAGCCTATTCGCCTGCTCCAACCTGTGCACCAAGTAGATGTGCGATAATGAGTGGTAATCATCCGGCCAGGGCACAAAAAACGCATGTTGTAGGAGGACACCCTCCTTTACCCTATTTAAAAGATACGTTTAGAATGATGGATCCCTGGTATAGCGGAAGAATGCCCGAAAACGAAATGACCTTGGCACGGGCCATGCAAAACAACGGGTATACCACAGGACATGCAGGTAAATGGCATATGGCCGTAGATCATAAAGCATACCCACAACCAGAAGACCAAGGTTTTGATTATACACGTTCAGATCGAGGAGTAACTAAACCCCAAAAGCCTAACAGACTTACAGATTTTGCTACTGATGAGGCTTCAGACCCTTTTCGTTTAGATGAAAATGGTTATCCATACCATCAAAATAATGAAGATGCCTTAAACTTTTTAAGACAAAACAAACAAGACCCATTTTTTCTATATTATGCCACGTGGTTGGTACACGCGCCAATTCATACAAGAAGCAAAGCTTTGCTAGAAAAATACTGCGAAAAATTAGGTGTTGATTACCCCACAGATCCAGGGAATTGGCCCTTAGATGGTCAACGTAATCCCTATTACATTTCTATGGTAGATATGATGGACTATTATGTGGGACAAATTTTTAATTACCTGGAAACCACTGATGACCCAAGATGGCCTGGTCATAAATTAGTAGAAAACACATATATTATATTTACTTCAGACAATGGAGGTATGGAGGGGAAAGCAGAAATTTTTACAGATAATTATCCTTTAGATCGAGGAAAAATTTCAGCGATGGAGGGAGGCACTAGAGTTCCCTTGATTATTACAGGGCCAGGAATTGAGAAAGGAGTACAGTCTGATGTGATGGTAAATGGATTGGATTTTTATCCAACTATTTTATCCCTTACAGATTCAAAACAACCAAAGGACAAATCCTTTGATGGGTCTGATATCTCGGAATTGCTATTAAAAGATCCAACCGATCCTAATTTGGTAAAAAGCCAGGACGGGGATACCCGAACTACAATGATGTGGCATTTTCCGCATGGCATTGCATTAGAAAGCACCATTAGAATAGGAGATTACAAATTAATTAGAAATTACGATTCCATAAATAATCCAAATACTGAATCTTTGGAACTTTACAGACTTTACAATTCTGAAGGAAAAAAAGTAGAGCGTGTTGACATTGAAGAATCTAAAAATTTAGTGAATGAGCTCCCTGAAAAAACGAAACAACTAAATAATAAACTAACAGAGATGCTTACAGAAATAAAAGCTAGTTATCCCTATTATAATTCTGAATATAATGGGAAATTACCTCACAAAGAAAGCGTCCCAACTGTTTTGTCCCATGAAAATAACCAAAGTGAAGTCACATTCTCTTTTGAAGAGCATGGTGCAAAAGTGATAAAAGCAAACCTTATTTATACGTCAAATGGTGGTGAACGTTTTGAAGAATGGTTTCAAACACCGGCAGAAGTCATGAATACCAAAGTAAAGGTTACATTACCAAAAGGTACAACACATTATGTGATCAATCTTATTGATGAAAATAATTATTTAGTGAGCTATCCACTAATGGGACAGAAAAAAAGAGGGAAAAAGCAATTTTATACTAATGCTTTGAAAAATTGA